One genomic segment of Caldimonas brevitalea includes these proteins:
- a CDS encoding YitT family protein, giving the protein MSVSTPSGADRHSFFDDAQALLIGTLFISLGVVMFNQVGLLTGGTAGLAFLLHYATGWSFGQMFFVLNLPFYWLSWRHMGRRFTLKTFAAVALLSLFAEFHPVVLRFERLHPGYAGVVGGLLIGTGLLMLFRHRASLGGVGIVALYLQETRGWRAGKVQMVVDCVIVVLALAVVEPVSVAYSLLGAVALNLILAVNHRPGRYVAM; this is encoded by the coding sequence ATGTCCGTCTCCACGCCGTCCGGCGCTGATCGCCACAGCTTCTTCGACGACGCCCAGGCGTTGCTCATCGGCACCCTGTTCATCTCGCTCGGGGTGGTGATGTTCAACCAGGTCGGTCTGCTGACTGGCGGCACGGCCGGGCTGGCGTTTTTGCTGCACTACGCGACCGGCTGGAGCTTCGGCCAGATGTTCTTCGTGCTCAACCTGCCGTTCTACTGGCTGTCGTGGCGGCACATGGGCCGGCGCTTCACGCTCAAGACCTTCGCAGCGGTCGCGTTGCTGTCGCTGTTTGCCGAGTTCCACCCCGTCGTGCTGCGCTTCGAGCGGCTGCATCCCGGCTATGCCGGCGTGGTCGGCGGGCTGCTGATCGGCACCGGCCTGCTGATGCTGTTCCGGCACCGCGCCAGCCTCGGCGGTGTCGGCATCGTCGCGCTCTACCTGCAGGAAACGCGCGGCTGGCGGGCCGGGAAGGTGCAGATGGTGGTCGACTGCGTCATCGTCGTGCTCGCCCTCGCGGTGGTCGAGCCCGTCTCGGTGGCCTATTCGCTCCTCGGTGCGGTCGCCCTCAACCTGATCCTCGCGGTCAACCACCGGCCCGGCCGCTACGTCGCGATGTGA
- a CDS encoding CesT family type III secretion system chaperone, translating to MNTSNQYLQILRDCLALAQLPDRAEDIVAGAPFHLGETAFTLQADDAGELVTVQAELGSPPEGREREVYELLLHSNLLLAGSFGPVFALRVDQPVLLMVLTLPVSALTPEGLHQSLERAAEAATVWRVTQGFTPSADPAPRRVAAHPRQSFAGSLVSR from the coding sequence GTGAACACGTCGAACCAATACCTCCAGATCCTGCGCGATTGCCTGGCCTTGGCGCAGCTTCCCGACCGCGCCGAGGACATCGTTGCCGGCGCGCCCTTCCACCTGGGGGAGACCGCCTTCACGCTGCAAGCCGACGACGCCGGCGAGTTGGTCACCGTGCAGGCCGAACTCGGCAGCCCGCCGGAGGGGCGTGAACGGGAGGTCTACGAACTGCTGTTGCACAGCAACCTGCTGCTGGCCGGCAGTTTCGGTCCGGTGTTTGCGCTGCGCGTCGACCAGCCGGTGCTGCTGATGGTGCTGACGCTGCCGGTAAGCGCCCTGACGCCCGAGGGGCTGCACCAGTCGCTGGAGCGGGCGGCGGAGGCCGCGACGGTGTGGCGCGTCACGCAGGGGTTCACGCCGTCGGCTGATCCGGCGCCGCGACGTGTCGCAGCGCATCCCCGGCAGTCCTTCGCAGGTTCGCTGGTCTCGCGTTGA
- a CDS encoding fructosamine kinase family protein has protein sequence MTVTLTPLPVLDAALGAGWSVQPLNASGFCRTWRAQRKGSALFVKAVPPPRADVLEAEADGLAALAATGAVRVPDVAYCGAADASGAVVLALEWLELRPADAGFGPRLGRAVAALHDAPCPGEGRYGWRRDNRIGATLQSNRWSEQGGVSGWIDFWGRERLNALARRLAEQDGSADLVRAVAAVVARLPAFFADGYQPRPALIHGDLWSGNWGLLPDGTPVLYDPAVSCSDPEAELAMMELFGHPPPGFWEAYREVRAVHAGYAQRRGLYQLYHVLNHALMFGGGYRRQALALAQQLVQQVGR, from the coding sequence ATGACCGTCACCCTGACCCCGCTCCCCGTGCTCGACGCCGCGCTCGGCGCCGGCTGGTCGGTGCAGCCGCTCAACGCGAGCGGCTTCTGCCGCACCTGGCGTGCGCAGCGCAAAGGCAGCGCGCTGTTCGTCAAGGCGGTGCCGCCCCCGCGAGCCGACGTGCTGGAGGCGGAAGCCGACGGCCTCGCCGCATTGGCAGCGACGGGCGCGGTGCGGGTGCCGGACGTGGCCTACTGCGGGGCCGCGGACGCGTCGGGTGCCGTGGTGCTGGCGCTCGAGTGGCTCGAGCTGCGCCCGGCCGACGCGGGTTTCGGCCCCCGCCTGGGCCGCGCCGTCGCAGCGCTGCATGACGCGCCCTGTCCCGGCGAGGGTCGCTACGGATGGCGGCGCGACAACCGCATCGGCGCCACCCTGCAGTCCAACCGTTGGAGCGAACAAGGCGGCGTGTCGGGCTGGATCGACTTCTGGGGGCGTGAGCGGCTGAACGCTTTGGCCCGCCGCCTCGCCGAGCAGGACGGGTCGGCCGACCTGGTGCGTGCGGTCGCCGCGGTGGTGGCACGGCTGCCGGCCTTTTTCGCCGACGGCTACCAGCCCCGGCCCGCCCTGATCCACGGCGACCTGTGGTCAGGCAACTGGGGCCTGTTGCCCGATGGCACGCCGGTGCTCTACGACCCGGCGGTGTCGTGTTCGGACCCGGAAGCCGAGCTTGCGATGATGGAGCTGTTCGGGCACCCCCCGCCCGGGTTCTGGGAGGCCTATCGGGAGGTCCGCGCGGTGCATGCGGGCTATGCCCAGCGGCGCGGGCTGTACCAGCTCTACCATGTGCTCAACCATGCGCTGATGTTCGGCGGCGGCTATCGGCGGCAAGCCTTGGCACTGGCGCAGCAACTGGTGCAGCAGGTGGGCCGCTGA
- a CDS encoding 2-dehydropantoate 2-reductase — protein sequence MSRIGQAPGTLLVMGAGSVGCYLGGCLQAAGAPVSFVGRPRVLQALADHGLHLTDLDGGDHRLPPAALDLHPHVPSGLAPSLVLLCVKSPATRDAALELGQRLPPGTPVLSMQNGVANAEIASAAAPALQVLPGMVPFNIAEVGPGHYHRGTEGRLAAQAAPALTPWPAWFARAGLPLTLHDDLRPLQWGKLLLNLNNPVNALSGLPLRAQLLDRHHRRLFADLVDEALSAMRAAGITPQRLTPLPWAWLPTLLRLPTPLFRRLAASMLRIDAHARSSMADDLAQGRPTEVDMLCGEVVRLAARLGRKAPCNAEMQARVEAASGHR from the coding sequence ATGAGTCGCATCGGGCAGGCACCAGGCACGCTGCTGGTCATGGGCGCCGGCAGTGTCGGCTGCTACCTGGGCGGCTGCCTGCAAGCCGCCGGCGCGCCGGTGAGCTTCGTCGGGCGGCCGCGCGTGTTGCAGGCGCTGGCCGACCATGGTTTGCACCTGACCGATCTCGACGGGGGTGACCATCGCCTGCCACCCGCCGCGCTCGACCTGCATCCCCACGTGCCGTCCGGCCTTGCGCCGTCGCTGGTGCTGCTGTGCGTCAAGAGCCCTGCCACACGTGACGCGGCGCTCGAACTCGGCCAGCGGCTGCCCCCCGGCACGCCGGTGCTGTCGATGCAAAACGGTGTCGCCAATGCCGAGATCGCCAGCGCAGCGGCGCCGGCCTTGCAGGTGCTGCCCGGCATGGTGCCGTTCAACATCGCCGAGGTCGGCCCCGGCCACTACCACCGGGGCACCGAGGGACGGCTCGCCGCACAGGCCGCACCGGCCCTGACGCCATGGCCAGCATGGTTCGCGCGGGCCGGCCTGCCGCTGACGCTGCACGACGACCTGCGCCCCTTGCAGTGGGGCAAGCTGCTGTTGAACCTGAACAATCCGGTCAACGCGCTGTCGGGCCTGCCGCTGCGGGCCCAGCTGCTCGACCGCCACCACCGCCGCCTGTTCGCCGACCTGGTCGACGAGGCCCTCTCGGCGATGCGCGCCGCCGGCATCACACCGCAGCGGCTCACGCCGCTGCCCTGGGCCTGGCTGCCGACGCTGCTGCGCTTGCCGACGCCGCTGTTTCGGCGGCTCGCCGCGTCCATGTTGCGCATCGACGCGCACGCACGTTCGAGCATGGCCGACGACCTGGCCCAGGGGCGGCCTACCGAGGTCGACATGCTGTGTGGCGAAGTGGTGCGCCTTGCCGCGCGGCTGGGCCGCAAGGCACCGTGCAACGCCGAGATGCAGGCGCGTGTCGAGGCGGCCAGCGGACACCGTTGA
- a CDS encoding HDOD domain-containing protein produces the protein MSAAQRYFENLRALPTMPEVARQLLRTFDDENVSVGHLSALIAKDATLSAKVLRLANSARFRPANDVATLADASTVLGLDTLRDLAMSACVAGAFPQAQGLDRARFWRHSLATAGYAKLLGRWLQLDSEVAYLAGLMLRTGQILIALSEPTLVADEEAHVTEAGCRLSLEINRFGCTHSDVTAELARRWRFPPMLVEAFADASDPLAARPFSLLAAVLRLAEVLADALELGTPALAALEAAEPALLDHLHIDRAWLDQKLQGVGDVTGGLGALLAH, from the coding sequence ATGTCCGCCGCCCAGAGGTATTTCGAGAACCTGCGCGCCCTGCCCACCATGCCCGAGGTGGCGCGCCAGCTGCTGCGCACCTTCGACGACGAGAACGTCAGCGTGGGCCACCTGTCCGCATTGATCGCCAAGGACGCAACGCTGTCCGCCAAGGTGCTGCGCCTGGCCAACTCGGCGCGCTTTCGCCCCGCCAACGACGTCGCCACGCTGGCCGACGCCTCGACGGTGCTCGGCCTCGACACCTTGCGCGATCTCGCGATGAGCGCCTGTGTCGCCGGCGCCTTCCCGCAGGCGCAAGGCCTGGACCGTGCCCGCTTCTGGCGCCACAGCCTGGCGACCGCGGGCTACGCCAAGCTGCTGGGCCGCTGGCTGCAACTGGACAGCGAGGTGGCCTACCTCGCCGGCCTGATGCTGCGCACCGGGCAGATCCTGATCGCGCTGTCGGAACCGACGCTGGTGGCCGACGAGGAAGCGCACGTGACCGAGGCGGGCTGCCGCTTGTCGCTCGAGATCAACCGTTTTGGTTGCACGCACAGCGATGTCACCGCCGAGCTGGCGCGCCGCTGGCGCTTCCCGCCGATGCTGGTCGAGGCGTTCGCCGATGCCTCCGACCCGCTCGCCGCGCGGCCGTTCTCGCTGCTCGCGGCGGTGCTGCGCCTGGCCGAGGTGCTGGCCGACGCACTCGAACTCGGCACGCCGGCCCTGGCCGCGCTGGAAGCGGCCGAGCCGGCGCTGCTGGACCACCTGCACATCGACCGCGCCTGGCTGGACCAGAAGCTGCAAGGGGTCGGCGATGTGACCGGCGGGCTGGGCGCGCTGCTCGCGCACTGA
- a CDS encoding patatin-like phospholipase family protein: MRHFRILVAGLAVCLSLAACVSAQRPPTPAEELQQAARQSRVVHRETQAALTANLAQRVQMRGDRRLDILLLSGGGQHGAYGAGFLRGWQSHPTAPMPRFDLVTGVSTGALQTAFALLGNEADLQQACELYLSAADRISPSFDWWFWLKSTGGVLDTSRYVRSVHETLSPALAQRLGAEFAQGREIAIGTSDFELGTGRVWRVSQEMAAAEGLARVHSIFIASSAIPGAFAPVLLDGRVHADGGIVSNLLVAPDREGYALLADSLRTAGVREPVTVHLWVVMNLWTHPKPQSLDPGSVLAMSRRTATMLFWAQQPQLLQGLRDMARSVSADHPGLKVEVHVTTIPSELATEPGADKLFDRAWMERLEALGHARALSATPWDEPSNVYMRPLPAALPAAPASAPGTNSAVSPSASPL; the protein is encoded by the coding sequence ATGCGGCACTTTCGTATTCTTGTGGCCGGCCTGGCCGTTTGTCTGTCGCTGGCGGCCTGTGTCTCGGCACAGCGCCCACCCACGCCGGCGGAAGAGCTTCAGCAGGCCGCACGGCAGTCGCGCGTTGTCCATCGCGAGACGCAAGCGGCACTGACCGCCAACCTCGCCCAGCGTGTCCAGATGCGAGGCGATCGGCGCCTCGACATCCTGCTGCTGTCGGGCGGCGGACAGCACGGCGCCTACGGCGCCGGCTTCCTGCGCGGCTGGCAGTCCCACCCGACGGCGCCGATGCCGCGCTTCGACCTCGTCACCGGTGTCAGCACCGGCGCCTTGCAGACCGCCTTCGCGTTGCTCGGCAACGAGGCAGACTTGCAGCAGGCCTGCGAGCTCTACCTCAGCGCGGCCGATCGCATCAGCCCCAGCTTCGATTGGTGGTTCTGGCTCAAGTCGACTGGCGGCGTGCTCGACACGTCGCGCTATGTGCGCAGCGTCCACGAGACGCTGTCGCCGGCGCTGGCGCAACGGCTGGGCGCGGAGTTCGCGCAGGGGCGCGAGATCGCGATCGGCACCTCGGATTTCGAGCTGGGAACCGGGCGCGTCTGGCGTGTGTCGCAGGAGATGGCGGCGGCCGAAGGGCTCGCGCGCGTGCACTCGATCTTCATCGCCTCGTCGGCGATCCCGGGGGCCTTCGCCCCGGTGCTGCTCGACGGTCGTGTGCATGCCGACGGCGGCATCGTCTCCAACCTGCTGGTCGCCCCCGACCGTGAGGGCTACGCCTTGCTGGCCGACAGCCTGCGCACGGCGGGCGTGCGCGAGCCGGTCACGGTGCACCTGTGGGTCGTGATGAACCTGTGGACCCACCCCAAGCCGCAGTCGCTCGACCCTGGCAGCGTGCTGGCCATGTCGCGCCGCACGGCCACCATGTTGTTCTGGGCGCAGCAGCCGCAGTTGCTGCAAGGCCTGCGCGACATGGCGCGCAGCGTCAGTGCCGACCACCCGGGGCTGAAGGTGGAGGTGCACGTCACCACCATCCCCTCCGAACTGGCCACCGAGCCGGGGGCCGACAAGCTGTTCGACCGCGCGTGGATGGAGCGGCTGGAGGCGCTGGGCCACGCAAGGGCCTTGAGCGCGACGCCTTGGGACGAACCGTCCAATGTGTACATGCGGCCGTTGCCGGCGGCCTTGCCGGCGGCGCCTGCGTCGGCGCCGGGCACAAACTCCGCGGTATCGCCCTCGGCCTCGCCGCTCTGA
- a CDS encoding DUF2252 domain-containing protein has translation MQHSTDHLIGRGALSQRYARGREARKQCPRSALAHHDGGGRDPITLLTASDPGRVPELVPLRYGRMAASPLAFLRGAAGLMAHDLARGPRCPVSQQLCGDAHLGNFGLFASPERRLLFGLNDFDETLQGPFDWDLRRLAASVVVACRQGGFKKGATEDIVRALLDTYHERIVALAEMDTLDVWYTQDTAETLLRLGGSDKHERDAIEKARRKGSRELADEAVEWVDGPSGREMRIKDEPPWVYHHAAATEREISAFEHGIEEFFTQYRESLIEDRQVLFDRYELMDVAVRVPGVGSVGRRCFVALFVADGHHPLFLQIKEAADSVLAPWIDGEPELHNGQRIVFGQRLCQAASDIFLGWATSSTLGAEFYVRQLRDMKGRLDFETFDAEDLRDYAVACGYSLAHAQAKAGDPAVIAGYVGKGEAFDDALVRHAFAYAEQTEADHAALLAAIKAGRIEARSELDG, from the coding sequence ATGCAACATTCGACCGACCACCTGATCGGCCGCGGCGCCCTGTCGCAGCGCTACGCGCGCGGCCGTGAGGCGCGCAAGCAGTGCCCGCGCTCGGCGCTGGCCCACCACGACGGCGGCGGACGCGACCCGATCACCTTGTTGACCGCCTCCGACCCGGGGCGCGTGCCCGAGCTGGTGCCGCTCCGCTATGGCCGCATGGCCGCCAGCCCGCTCGCCTTTTTGCGCGGCGCGGCCGGCCTGATGGCGCACGACTTGGCGCGCGGCCCGCGCTGCCCGGTGTCGCAGCAGTTGTGTGGCGACGCCCATCTCGGCAACTTCGGTTTGTTCGCCAGCCCCGAACGCCGTTTGCTGTTCGGCCTCAACGACTTCGACGAAACCCTGCAGGGCCCGTTCGACTGGGACTTGCGGCGCCTGGCGGCCAGTGTTGTCGTCGCCTGCCGGCAGGGCGGGTTCAAGAAGGGCGCCACCGAAGACATCGTGCGGGCCTTGCTCGACACCTACCACGAGCGCATCGTGGCACTGGCCGAGATGGACACGCTGGACGTTTGGTACACGCAAGACACCGCCGAGACCCTGTTGCGCCTGGGCGGCAGCGACAAGCACGAGCGCGATGCGATCGAAAAGGCGCGCCGCAAAGGCTCGCGCGAACTGGCTGACGAGGCGGTCGAATGGGTCGATGGCCCCAGCGGGCGCGAGATGCGCATCAAGGACGAACCGCCCTGGGTCTACCACCATGCCGCGGCGACCGAACGCGAGATCAGCGCCTTCGAGCACGGCATCGAAGAGTTCTTCACCCAGTACCGCGAATCGCTGATCGAGGACCGCCAGGTGCTGTTCGACCGCTACGAGCTGATGGACGTGGCGGTGCGCGTGCCGGGCGTCGGCAGTGTCGGGCGGCGCTGTTTTGTCGCGCTGTTCGTGGCCGACGGCCACCATCCCTTGTTCCTGCAGATCAAGGAAGCGGCCGACTCGGTGCTGGCGCCCTGGATCGACGGTGAGCCCGAGCTGCACAACGGCCAGCGCATCGTGTTCGGCCAGCGTTTGTGCCAGGCCGCCAGCGACATCTTCCTCGGCTGGGCCACCAGCTCCACCCTCGGCGCGGAGTTCTATGTGCGGCAGCTGCGCGACATGAAGGGCCGCCTCGACTTCGAGACCTTCGACGCCGAAGACCTGCGCGACTATGCCGTGGCGTGCGGCTATTCGCTCGCGCATGCACAGGCCAAGGCCGGCGACCCGGCGGTGATCGCCGGCTATGTCGGCAAGGGCGAGGCATTCGACGACGCGCTGGTGCGCCACGCGTTCGCCTATGCCGAGCAGACCGAGGCCGACCACGCGGCACTGCTCGCCGCCATCAAGGCCGGCCGGATCGAAGCGCGATCGGAACTGGACGGCTGA
- a CDS encoding ribonuclease Z, with protein MRTLLEPRLVDPSAAEPGLVVDVRDERRALLFDLGEIGRLPPRVLLRVSHVFVTHTHMDHFAGFDHLLAVGLGRMPRLVLWGGPNFVDQVEHKLRAYTWNVVQRYEVALTIEAREVSPDGRGRCARFDSRTAFTRGDEAAFTLDDDVLHDEATFRVRARFVDHEMPVLAYALEEKARVRVAPDRLAALGVTTGPWLRELKHAVLTGAPDDLPIELRWRDRDGEHSMVRPLAELRPLVLDVVAGRRIGYVTDLRCTEANVEQLVRLLTDVDLLHIETVFLDEDRAHALRKNHLTAAQAGAIARRLRARALVPFHFSPRYEGRTGELVAEARDAWGGSAECEAEVKQLKPR; from the coding sequence ATGCGCACGCTGCTCGAGCCCCGCCTGGTCGACCCGAGCGCCGCCGAGCCGGGCCTGGTGGTCGACGTGCGCGACGAGCGCCGCGCGCTGTTGTTCGACCTCGGCGAGATCGGCCGCTTGCCGCCGCGCGTGCTGTTGCGGGTGTCGCATGTGTTCGTCACGCACACCCACATGGATCACTTCGCCGGGTTCGACCATCTGCTGGCGGTCGGGCTGGGCCGCATGCCGCGGCTGGTGCTGTGGGGCGGGCCGAACTTCGTCGACCAGGTGGAGCACAAGCTGCGCGCCTACACCTGGAACGTGGTGCAGCGCTACGAGGTGGCGCTGACCATCGAAGCCCGCGAGGTGTCACCCGACGGCCGGGGCCGGTGTGCCCGCTTCGACAGCCGCACCGCCTTCACGCGCGGCGACGAAGCCGCGTTCACGCTCGACGACGATGTGCTGCACGACGAAGCGACGTTCCGGGTCCGGGCCCGCTTCGTCGACCATGAAATGCCCGTGCTGGCCTACGCTCTCGAGGAGAAGGCACGCGTGCGCGTCGCGCCGGACCGGCTCGCGGCGCTGGGCGTGACCACCGGCCCGTGGCTGCGCGAACTGAAACACGCGGTGTTGACCGGTGCACCCGACGACTTGCCGATCGAGCTGCGCTGGCGCGACCGCGACGGCGAGCACAGCATGGTGCGACCGCTGGCCGAACTGCGCCCGCTGGTGCTCGATGTGGTGGCCGGCCGGCGCATCGGTTATGTCACCGACCTGCGCTGCACCGAGGCCAATGTCGAACAACTGGTGCGCTTGCTGACCGATGTGGACTTGCTGCACATCGAGACGGTGTTTCTCGACGAAGACCGCGCCCATGCGCTGCGCAAAAACCACCTGACGGCGGCGCAAGCCGGCGCCATCGCCCGCCGTTTGCGCGCGCGGGCGTTGGTGCCCTTCCATTTTTCGCCGCGCTACGAGGGGCGTACCGGCGAACTGGTGGCCGAGGCACGCGATGCCTGGGGCGGCAGCGCCGAATGTGAAGCAGAGGTAAAGCAGTTGAAGCCGAGGTAA
- a CDS encoding chalcone isomerase family protein: MMLSTSRFSAPLLRACTAALLVLAGGASAAEPASAPAAAASTPVAGGVVLEGVHFDPSVVVGGQTLPLNGAAMSSILSAKSMAVGFYLPTKQTTIDGATGVKGPKRIHYCTVRVLSTRDLANALLDRIRQNTTSEEFAANIVQTAQLGAVFGTRKELNKGDCVNIDWTPANQTTEFRLNGELISEPIKGESFFSMMMKVWIGPRVRASTREGILGLR; encoded by the coding sequence ATGATGTTGTCCACCTCCCGCTTTTCCGCCCCCTTGCTGCGTGCCTGCACGGCGGCCCTGCTCGTTCTCGCCGGCGGCGCCAGCGCCGCCGAACCCGCCTCGGCGCCCGCTGCCGCTGCCTCGACGCCGGTGGCCGGCGGTGTGGTCCTGGAGGGTGTGCACTTCGACCCGAGCGTGGTGGTCGGGGGACAGACGCTGCCGCTGAACGGTGCCGCGATGTCGAGCATCCTGTCGGCCAAGTCGATGGCGGTGGGCTTCTACCTGCCCACCAAGCAGACCACCATCGACGGCGCAACCGGTGTCAAGGGGCCCAAGCGCATCCACTACTGCACCGTGCGCGTGCTGTCGACGCGCGATCTGGCCAACGCCCTGCTCGACCGCATTCGCCAGAACACCACGTCGGAGGAGTTCGCGGCCAACATCGTGCAGACGGCTCAACTCGGCGCCGTCTTCGGCACCCGCAAGGAGCTGAACAAGGGTGATTGCGTCAACATCGACTGGACACCCGCCAACCAGACCACCGAGTTCCGCCTGAACGGCGAACTGATCAGCGAGCCGATCAAGGGCGAAAGCTTTTTCTCGATGATGATGAAGGTGTGGATCGGCCCCAGGGTGCGCGCGTCGACGCGCGAAGGCATCCTCGGCCTGCGCTGA
- a CDS encoding SphA family protein translates to MKLTRSVFLAAVSAGFVSLPAHATENGQVRALLGGPAQELSSPQFPGWYGQVWLQHYRANKVRDDQGRTNVATLGGQAVRLQPKIEATVLVPRVTYISELRYLEGRVGASVSLPIVHQRNSIDFSGPLPPAALAAAGDARSGSKSGLGDAEISTFLDWQTDDYRLVGSLGVVAPTGAYDKDRAVNPGAGDFWTLRPGLVAAYVWENGFEVGSRTTYSFNTRNRDTDVRSGQYLHSDFSGLYRLNDTTRVGLQGFVLKQTTRDSGPGVASHGNEVQSLGLGPLVGYTSEDGRWAAEVKVLREFSVRNRPQGTISYLRLQLRLD, encoded by the coding sequence ATGAAACTCACACGCTCCGTCTTCCTGGCCGCTGTCTCGGCCGGCTTCGTCTCCTTGCCTGCCCACGCCACCGAGAACGGCCAGGTGCGCGCCCTGTTGGGCGGCCCTGCGCAGGAGTTGTCCAGCCCGCAGTTTCCCGGGTGGTATGGCCAGGTGTGGTTGCAGCATTACCGCGCCAACAAGGTGCGCGACGACCAAGGGCGGACCAACGTCGCCACGCTGGGAGGCCAGGCGGTGCGCCTGCAACCCAAGATCGAGGCGACCGTCCTGGTGCCGCGCGTGACGTACATCTCCGAACTGCGGTATCTGGAAGGCCGGGTGGGCGCGTCGGTGTCGCTGCCGATCGTGCACCAGCGCAACAGCATCGACTTCTCGGGCCCGTTGCCACCCGCGGCGCTCGCCGCCGCCGGTGACGCCCGTTCCGGCAGCAAGAGCGGCCTCGGCGACGCCGAAATCTCGACCTTCCTCGACTGGCAGACCGACGACTACCGGCTGGTGGGCAGCCTCGGTGTGGTCGCCCCCACCGGCGCCTACGACAAGGACCGTGCCGTCAACCCGGGCGCTGGCGACTTCTGGACACTGCGGCCCGGCCTGGTCGCCGCCTATGTCTGGGAGAACGGCTTCGAGGTCGGCTCCCGCACCACCTACTCCTTCAACACCCGCAACCGCGACACCGACGTGCGCTCGGGCCAATACCTGCACAGCGACTTCAGCGGCTTGTACCGGCTCAACGACACCACCCGCGTCGGCCTGCAGGGCTTCGTGCTGAAGCAGACCACGCGCGACTCGGGGCCTGGTGTGGCGTCGCACGGCAATGAAGTGCAGAGCCTGGGCCTGGGGCCGCTGGTGGGCTACACGTCGGAAGACGGACGTTGGGCTGCCGAGGTGAAGGTGCTGCGCGAGTTCTCGGTGCGCAACCGGCCTCAAGGCACGATCAGCTACCTGCGTTTGCAGCTCCGCCTCGACTGA
- a CDS encoding carboxymuconolactone decarboxylase family protein, giving the protein MSRIALVDPAHTSEDRQALLRAIHAAFGATPNMFRAVANSPAALKSMWSAFGALATGTLPPVLGEQLAVAIANRNDCEYCLAAHTALGRKAGATREEMGAAQRGESADPKTAAALRFALRLVEARGQASERDVQALREAGYDDEQIVEIVAHVALNLFTNYVNVALAVPVDFPAVALSPRA; this is encoded by the coding sequence ATGTCCCGCATCGCGCTCGTCGACCCCGCCCACACGTCGGAAGACCGCCAAGCCCTGCTCCGTGCCATCCATGCCGCGTTCGGCGCCACGCCCAACATGTTCCGAGCCGTTGCGAACTCGCCAGCCGCCTTGAAGAGCATGTGGAGCGCCTTCGGCGCACTGGCCACCGGGACGCTGCCGCCGGTGCTGGGCGAACAGCTCGCGGTCGCCATCGCCAACCGCAACGACTGCGAGTACTGCCTGGCGGCTCACACGGCGCTGGGGCGCAAGGCCGGCGCCACCCGGGAGGAGATGGGGGCCGCCCAACGCGGCGAGTCAGCCGACCCCAAAACAGCGGCAGCGTTGCGGTTTGCGCTGCGGCTCGTCGAGGCTCGCGGACAGGCGAGCGAGCGCGACGTTCAGGCGCTGCGGGAAGCCGGCTACGACGACGAGCAGATCGTCGAGATCGTGGCGCACGTGGCGTTGAACCTGTTCACGAACTACGTGAACGTCGCATTGGCAGTACCGGTGGACTTTCCGGCGGTCGCGCTGAGCCCGCGCGCCTGA
- a CDS encoding AraC family transcriptional regulator, with product MTAPSPLQIDRLSSLLERFRVRAHLFYSGALCGVSRYEAQPGRGFLHVLRRGEMELAHPPGSGLPPRVVVREPSLIFYPRPATHDFHNPPAEGADFTCASLDFDGGERNPLVQGLPPLVLLPLADVDGLDQSLALLFAETDRVRCGSRLLADRLFEVVLIQLLRWLLDHPERGGLPVGLITGLSEPRLARALTALHETPGEPWSLARMAQQAGMSRSAFAATFKSVVGQTPADYLAGWRLTLAQAELRKGRPVKLIAHELGYANASALSRLFTQRVGVSPRHWLEQPGAALALLHAAPSR from the coding sequence GTGACCGCCCCGTCGCCCCTGCAGATCGACCGCCTGTCCTCCCTGCTCGAACGCTTCCGCGTCCGCGCCCACCTCTTCTACAGCGGGGCGCTGTGTGGCGTGAGCCGGTATGAGGCGCAGCCCGGACGCGGTTTTCTGCACGTGTTGCGGCGTGGCGAGATGGAACTGGCGCACCCGCCCGGCAGTGGCCTGCCGCCCCGTGTCGTGGTGCGCGAGCCGAGCTTGATCTTCTATCCACGTCCAGCCACGCACGACTTCCACAACCCACCGGCCGAAGGCGCCGACTTCACCTGTGCCTCGCTCGATTTCGACGGCGGCGAGCGCAACCCCTTGGTGCAAGGGCTGCCGCCGTTGGTGCTGCTGCCCTTGGCCGACGTCGACGGCCTGGACCAGTCACTGGCGCTGCTGTTTGCGGAAACCGACCGGGTGCGCTGCGGTTCCCGCCTGCTGGCCGATCGCCTGTTCGAGGTCGTGTTGATCCAGTTGCTGCGCTGGCTGCTGGACCACCCGGAGCGGGGCGGGCTGCCGGTGGGGCTGATCACCGGCTTGTCCGAGCCGCGCCTGGCCCGGGCGCTGACGGCCTTGCACGAAACGCCGGGCGAGCCTTGGAGCCTGGCCCGCATGGCGCAGCAGGCCGGCATGTCGCGCAGCGCCTTCGCGGCCACCTTCAAGTCGGTGGTCGGCCAGACGCCGGCCGACTACCTGGCCGGCTGGCGGCTGACGCTCGCGCAGGCCGAGTTGCGCAAGGGGCGGCCGGTCAAGCTGATCGCCCATGAGTTGGGCTATGCCAACGCATCGGCGCTGTCGCGGCTGTTCACGCAGCGGGTGGGCGTGTCGCCGCGGCACTGGCTGGAGCAGCCCGGCGCAGCCCTCGCGTTGCTTCACGCGGCCCCGTCGCGCTGA